The nucleotide sequence gcttcattgttttttttctaaaaatgtacatttttgaacGGTTTACATCATATTTTCCACCTTTCAAAATAGTTAAACATTCCAACAGAGCCCTCCGTGCTGCGTACTGTTTCCCACAATGTAATGCACTTCAAGTTCTTTCTAGTCAAAGActaccaaaaatattttttgtcttctcatttgctcaaatagcaaaagaaaaactcaacgaTAGTGTTTTCactattttcaacaaaataaaaaaatagagagTTTGATAACAGCAGTcaaaagagagaatgatgtcaaatttaccATGACTTCCATAGACACTGTGTAAGAAACACCCTCGCTTTagagtaaaaaaaattctaataatttgatgcaaaggtaATAGTATACAATAATATAGTGTTATAAAcgtacattaaaaaaaagaaaatataaaaaacttgcTGTGTGCTGATGACCGTTGAACGCATCATCACAGTcttgtgaaaaaggtccattataaaaaaattaactttCTCTTCAATACTTTTTTTATCAGACTGCTCAAATAAAGCATTCCTACACAagtttgaaacacaaaataaacaaatattttttattataatttataatagtTAAAAGCCACTGACTAAATTAAACATGTCACATTATGAGGTCATGTGATTACACTCAAAGTACTGATAGTAAAATAATGAGTTAATGTTCCATTCTGAACATATACGGTAGCTGTGGAATCTGTTGTGAAATTCATAGGGGCGGAGCTTTGTTTGACTGACAGCCCTGCGCCCTCTAATATCTGCCTGTGAATTCTGTCTCGTGCCTTTCTGGTCCCGTGATTGGATTCAGCAGACAGACATGTGATGTATATGTTTGAAACGCTCTTTCTTATATCTGCAGGGGATTTCTGGCTATGTGTTATCCTGATGGTGCTGTCGGTTTAAATATTCCGCTCACCAGAGACTCAAGGCCGGAAGTTTCCAGGTCCAACTTTCGTGTTCTGAATTGCATATTTAAATTCAGCTTTCCCAAAACACCTTTCTTCTTATTCACCACAACATCAAACCGGCActtcattattttacatttttaacattgtgTTTTTGAGTAGTTTTCAAATGCTGCCAGATTCTTTTGAAATGAATTGAAAGGAATCGCACTAAATAAAACTTCAATAAATCTACACATTtactctttttttgtatttaggaGAGTGGGATTATGGGTAATTGTGTGTCACGTTGtgggcagtaaggggttaagaGCGTTGGAGCTGTCGCAGTCCCTTTGGCCCTCGGCCTCCTGCCCTCACTCTGATTAATCATGGAGGAAAAAACGCAGTAGACCGTACACTgcaagacacgcacacacatgcacgccaCGCATGCACACGCAATcccacagatacacacacactcacacacacagaacggATTGTTTTCCCTGAACGGattcagtcacacacacacacacacacacaggctttctCACTGCAGACCGTTTCGCTCTTGCCTGAGGGGGCGAGGTTTGGTGGAGGGGggatcttgtgtgtgtgtgtgtgtgtggaaagaGTAGCTCACACCACAGCCCTGTCACATGTTGCAGACACACACATCTACACACATACTTTccctcgcacacacacacatccgtGCTTCTCTCTCGCCAGGGGTCACTGGATCCGAGGTTCAGCCCACACGGCCAGAGCGGCGCAGCACTTTTTTCTCTCGCTCCTTTTTCCCCTTTTTTCTCTCTGGGTGACAGTGGTGGAGGTGGCGGTGGGGCGGGGGGTCTCTCTCTTCCTGCACACAACAGAGTCTTTTTTTATCTGCCTTCTGAGGGTCCCGCTGCAGCAGGGaattgtgcgtgcgtgtgtgcgcgcgtgtttAAAAGGTTTACGATGCCTGAGTACCCCTGTCCTCCTCAGTCAGAGAACCCCCCCACCTTCCTATTCCTCCAGGAAACTTCTTCTGAGCATCTGAGTGTAACGGCAAAACAGTCGCGGCCTTTGTAGAAGCTTAGAAGAGTGAGCGAGATAGAGAAAagcagagagagtgagagaataTCAATTCTTCTCACATGTAAAAATTCTAGACCGGTTTGGTCACTACAGAGATGACAGACACAAAGTATCAACTTGAACTGCCAGTTGCACAGCGCCTTTCCCAAACTCTGCAGAGCCGCGCGTACAGCAGTGATTCTGcttatgaaatattaataaatcttTCGCCAACCGTGCGTCAGTACATCCAGTGGTGTTTCTGAGGCAGGTAGCCATCATTAGCATCACTACTAAATCCAATGTCTTGTCCAGCATCACCTTACATTGCCTGTCCATTAATTGTTGTGTGATGTCtagaagaaaaaaaagtaaatatctttctaattatattatttataatgttttctGCTTTTATTTATGGGGTGATCAATCCTCAAACCAGCACTATTCACTAACCTACATGAGCTAACCACAAGGTCACAGCTCCAACATAGACTTTGTGACTTTAGTTTATTTAAAGGGTGAAAACATCATTTGCATTTCTGCATTTCATTTCATATCTGTAAACTTTATTTCCCAGTGAAAGAAATATGGGTGGGGCTTGATTTCATGTTTTCACAATTGATTGGATGATGTAAAGTGGGCGTACACCAGAATAGAGACAAATGTTAGTTTGCATTTGACTTCgctcttgattttttttctaaagaGACGTGAAGGATGAAGGTCAAGTTCACCCTCAGGAGCATCTCAACAAATGTCAatggaaatatttattttaaatctgcACTTGGTACTATTGCCATAACATTGCCTGACATTGTTGTTAACTGTCATAACATTATTGCATAAactatttgtaatattttagaTAAGCTTAGCCTACAACAATGGCTTAGAACAATGCCTAAATAGCTTTTCGGCTATAAAACGTATTTTTAGTCATGATTTTAGCCTTATTTTAACACTTTAATTCATAGAAATAAGTCAGACTTGAAGCCACAGTTTGTAAAATCcgccaaaacaacaacaatggcgtagcttgatgatgctgtgaaggagcgtgaaTGATTGGATCTGTTGTCTTcgactccaccgctgatggccatcaatcagatgggaacaagaaatcatgttaatcaagtttctacgtcagtagagatggtaacaaagggtaaagtggatatgacgccattgacaggcgactgccagGCCCTGTGTCACTGTTTAAAAtagcgattttctcacgatttacaagtagttcgAAACATTTTAGATATTATAAGTACTCAACCGAAAAAattatataacactggcctagtggtttttggagatctactgcaaaattgtaacaaactgtacctttaactaGTCACAAAGCAGCTAAAATCTATTCAATCTTTAATTTGATTCATGACTCCCTATACCTCTTCTCTACTCTCATCCTTTCCTCCTATCCGCTCCCATTTATCTGTCCTCCATCTATTTCTGTCCCTTCCCTCACCTGTGATGATGCTTCTGCAGGAAGGAATGGAGCGAGATAAGCGAGAGGTCACTAACTCCTCTGCATGAACTCATTTGAGATGAGAGGGTCAGCGTGACGGACCCGCGCTGCCGTCTGTCTCGGCCGGTCGGAAGCGCAGATGAGAACTATACCAGCTGCTGTTTCGCCGTCTGGAATGATTGACCGTCTCCGTCATGAACCAGATGCTGCTGAGATGCCAAACATGTGGTGATAATATGGAAAAATGTTTTGGAGGTTGATTGACGACTGGTGATTTTCTGGAAAGGTTTCATTTCAGTAACTATCTATCTGAAAATTGCTTGATATCTACATTGTCAGTGTCCATTAAACATGACAAGAAATTAAATCTTATGATTTGTACAGTATgaatgatgtacagtatgtaattgAAGGctgttaaaataagcattttattttatacaatatgACACCGTTATTTACAACCGCAAAAGATTAACCAATAACTTTATAAACAGTAGACAACACCTTTGGTCTTTCTCCCCTAAAGGAAACACAGTTGGTATAAAACCATGGCACAGACAATATCACGTCAAGGCAACAGAACAAATGTGAGTTCTTCAGAGAGCGTGTTCCTCTGTAAACATAGTGTGAAAATGGAAGCGTGTCAGTCTGAGCTGGGTCATAAAGAGCGTTTAATTCCAGTACTCAGTCTCCAGCTGAGTCCGCACCTGCATCTGTTCATACGCTCAGGCGAATAAgtcctttttgtttttatagtcCATTTTTCTGCTGTGTGCATACACGGAGACGTTTCTATATTTCAGGTGTTTTTATCTGACAGAGGGCGAGGTCATTAGGTGAAGAGGCTTGCTGGGGATTGGTGGTTTGTCACGGGGGGCGGACCCGTTGGCGTTTGTGGTGTTGAAGGTTTGTCTGAGTTGAGCCACGCGACTGCCTAACGTCCCACTGCTGTTCTTCATTCTCACCGTTCCTGTAGAGAGAGATAAACACAACATGCACTTTAATGATATTTGATTGATTGTTTTGAGCACATtgcaatatgttttgttttgtctgttacgTTTATgaattttatgaaaaaatgcCTTAAAACGCTGTCGACATAGGAAGCCTATAGGCCTACCAGAACCACAATGACCTCACGACTGGTCAAGACTAAGGAAATAATCAAGCCAAATTTGGTGATTACGAGACTTTGGCTCTCAGTAAATCATCGCAGACTTTAAAAAGCCGTTAGACCCCTGACACCAGCCCGCGGGGATTATAATACATCCACAGCTGtcttcctctctctcgctctctctctcaatcctCCCCTCCACCCACTCAGGGCAGGTCTAGAGGTCACAGGAGGAGGAAGCGAAAGAACGGAAGCACGCAGAGAAGAAGAAAGTGAAAAGAAGAAAGTAAATGACGAAGCGGGTACAAATAACTGGAGAGTGAGGTAGAGGGTAAAGGCTGGGGGAGTGATGAGTCAATTTGAATGTGTTAAACAGGGTGAGACAGGTGGTCAGGGAATCAGTGAAGGGGGGACTGAGGTGGGGggatgaaaagagagagaaaatgaggtATCGCTTATCGGGACTGCGGTTGACTTCAGAGACAGATGCTGTGGAGACTCAGGGGAGAGCTGTATTTTTAGATTCTCCCTGAGGGGTGAAGAGCCTGGAGTCACCCCTTCACTCTTTTGCTGTAAGACTCACTCTCTGCCAtcattttttcctcttttgcaCTGATACTGGGGTCTTTACCATCACAGAATCAAACCTCTTTGACCTTGTGTACACTGCAAGCAATGCCAGAAACTAGACAATTAAAATGGATCCGATATAATCAATGAAAATGCACAAGAAATCGTCTTGCTCAACATCCAACCAGTCACAATGCAACACTGGAAAAGCTCTTTTAATTTACACTTGAGAGATGTAGACAAAGCGACCAAAAAACATTTAGGCAATATGACTACAGGGACCGGTAGTGATGTGAGAATTtgttcacaaaaaaaatgtgactCCTGTACGAATTTTCGCTCTTCTTCCATTATAtcttatgtaatgtttacaataaaattatttattaattcagtGAGGCACCaactcctccctccctctccccGTAGGCCTATCGTCAATTAGTTTGCATCGATTTGCACTTCAAATTTAACCGGAAACAGTAGACTATCCTGGCACTTTAATTTGAATATATTTTAGTTTCACTTAAATTTCAAAATACGATTTGGAACATTAGAACGTTATTTGGGTTAATTTTTGAAGGGCCGTTTGGGTAGCCCCTCCCACAGTGGAATCTCATTGGCCCAAATCTGCTTCACACCCATTACGTTTGTAttttatacttttacattcagGGCTGAAAATTACTTGAACTTGAAAACTTTGCCGTTgcgaaaattaaaataaagacaaaaatatactAGGTTCAACAAAACTAGACAGTTTCTTTGATTGAATTCGAAACAATCCAGGTTTGTCACGACGCTCGCTCTCAGTGCAGAGCagactatctctctctctctctctttccgtCTCAGTAGTTGAGCCGCAGTTCCTGTTGATGTTTCTCTGGCCGTTCCCTGCAGCCGTGACCCCCTGACTGCGTTATGCCGTCGCTATGGAAACGTGGGATCAGCTTTGGCGATGAGCACAAATTCCCGCTCCAGCGCGCACATGCACGCacgagcacacaaacacacgctgaCTTACACTCTCGGTGAAACACGCactcactcacgcacgcacgcacgcacgcacacacacacacacacacacacacacacacacatgttgggtttccatgttttatggggacattccatagacgcaatggtttttatactgtacaaactgtatatcatattccctacccctaacccacccccaaaccctaacaatcacacacaactgtctgctcttttagattttcaaaaaagttaattctgtatgatttataagcttgtttcctcatggggacaaaaaaatgtccccacaaggacaaggattttggatattgccatctttgttgggacattttgtccccataccgtagggtttacccttcccacacacacacacacacacacacacatttgaccTCACAAATACAAACAAGGTCTCAGGTACGTTTTAATGTTTCAATCCTGTTGTGTTGCTGTTCCTTTTATTATACGGGGTTGGGTCTGTACGCAATTCAGCATTTCAGTCACACAAGTACAGCAGCCgaaagttttctgttttaaaatattaaaatgtcgaGGGTAAACAAAGGAAACAGTTGTAGTGTTTGTTGTGTCCTGTAGAGGTCGCACGGCGCACGCAGGATGTATTTGCCTCATGTTGGTTGTGCAATGACGTCAGAGATCCACCAGATGGCGCCTGTGGCCTGTTTACGGTCACTAGCACAAAAGTCTCTCACGATTCCTCTCTCAATCTAGCTTTTTCATTAAAGCGAtgcttcactcaaaaatgaaaattctgtcatcatttactccccttcGAGTTGTTactaatctgtataaatgtctttgttctaatgaactcagagaaagatatttgtaagaatgcttataaccagacacattttgccccccattgactaccatagtaggaaaaaatacaataatagtcaaaagtgacccagaactgtttgctgtcctacattcttcaaaatgtcttctttaacagaacaaaaaaaagtgatAAAGTAATTATGGGTTACACCATTTGTATATCTTATGCGTATTTTAGGGGATAGAAAATAGTTTTCTAAATACACGTGTTTGTGggctttaattacattttatctgtATGTTATGGTACTAAACATGGCCGTAATTACCATAGATTCAGTTCAGATCAGATCAGTGTTTGATCAACATTGACTATTTGGTATAAAttttcactgaaaaaaataaataaatatatgtgtacGTACCTTTGTATGGTGCGTTCAGTGGGTGTGTCTTGTCTGTGATTGACAGCTGGTCTTTCATCGCTCTGTGCAATCTGACCTCATTGAGGCTTTCTCCTAATGTCGCGGCTCTGTTGCTGAAATGTGATTTGTAAAGGCCGATTTCTTCCTCGGCGCTGCCCGAGTCCGAGTCATCTGTTTGGCCCTTGGTTTCATCAGCAGACTGCTCAGAACCGCTGTCCTGTTTACATTCATCTGAGTCGGCTCCAGAATGACTGAGGTCCTCTGGTTTCTGTGGCAGATTGGATAAAACTCATttgtaaatgttaataaattctTATGTG is from Triplophysa rosa linkage group LG13, Trosa_1v2, whole genome shotgun sequence and encodes:
- the zgc:92242 gene encoding SH2 domain-containing protein 4A, which translates into the protein MLQQILNDMYIDPDVLEALNDEQKKILFFKMREEQVRRWKEREEKDAKEGMKKEKLRQKKGPCKTVSWLLGSDGDVHVCIIGESDDLKSPKFILSELRNKTTDNLNNINRANAEPVNNSLAKANRAPQASTEEGIQLHLKKPEDLSHSGADSDECKQDSGSEQSADETKGQTDDSDSGSAEEEIGLYKSHFSNRAATLGESLNEVRLHRAMKDQLSITDKTHPLNAPYKGTVRMKNSSGTLGSRVAQLRQTFNTTNANGSAPRDKPPIPSKPLHLMTSPSVR